Proteins encoded by one window of Amaranthus tricolor cultivar Red isolate AtriRed21 chromosome 4, ASM2621246v1, whole genome shotgun sequence:
- the LOC130810586 gene encoding transport inhibitor response 1-like protein, with the protein MSDNNIPEDPSIGSGSVVGHGGLGLSSFYTPPCPDQVLENVLENVLHFLTCRRDRNAASLVCRSWFRAEALTRSDLFIGNCYAVGPARAIERFRRIRSVMIKGKPRFADFGLMPINWGAHSTRWLSAFAQAYPWLEKIHLKRMSITDNDLELISMSFPSFKDLTLVCCEGFGTSGLAILASKCRQLRVLDLFEAEVNDDEVDWISCFPESGTCLESLSFDCIDFPINFNALEKLLTRSPNFKKLRVNRFVSIDQLRRLMARAPQLTHLGTGSFSPSEVWLPAQEDFDYRAAFAGCKSLVCLSGFREVVSTFLPSIQPVCANLTSLNFSYANITAEQLKPVISHCHKLQIFWVLDTVGDEGLQAVSATCKDLRELRVFPIDAREDSEGFVSEVGLLAVSEGCRKLQSILYFCQRMTNAAVVAMSKNCLDLVVFRLCIMGRHRPDHVTNEPMDEGFGAIVMNCKKLTRLAVSGLLTDKAFEYIGRYGKLVRTLSVAFAGDTDMALKYVLEGCPKLLKLEVRDSPFGDSVLRAGLHHFYNMRFLWMSACRLTLPACRQIAKEMPHLVVEVFTSEMLPVEDKDEYVDTLYMYRSLQGPRDDAPAHVRIL; encoded by the exons ATGAGTGACAATAACATTCCCGAAGATCCTTCGATCGGGTCCGGGTCTGTTGTTGGGCACGGTGGTTTGGGTCTTTCTTCTTTCTACACCCCGCCATGTCCGGATCAAGTTTTAGAGAATGTTCTTGAGAACGTTCTTCACTTTTTGACTTGCCGGAGGGACAGAAACGCTGCGTCCTTGGTCTGTAGGTCATGGTTTCGTGCGGAGGCGCTTACTCGATCCGACCTCTTCATTGGGAACTGTTATGCAGTGGGTCCCGCCCGTGCAATAGAGAGATTTAGGAGGATTAGATCGGTGATGATCAAGGGTAAGCCTAGGTTTGCTGATTTTGGACTTATGCCTATTAACTGGGGAGCTCACTCTACTCGCTGGCTTTCTGCTTTTGCTCAAGCTTATCCGTGGCTTGAGAAGATTCATCTCAAGCGTATGTCTATTACTGATAATGATCTTGAGCTCATTTCTATGTCTTTTCCTTCTTTCAAGGATCTTACACTTGTTTGTTGTGAGGGTTTTGGTACTAGTGGCCTTGCTATTCTTGCTTCCAAGTGCAG ACAATTGAGAGTTCTGGATCTATTTGAGGCTGAAGTCAATGATGATGAAGTGGATTGGATATCTTGCTTCCCTGAATCTGGGACCTGTCTTGAATCTCTTAGCTTTGATTGCATTGATTTCCCTATTAATTTCAATGCATTGGAGAAGCTTTTAACCAGATCCCCTAACTTTAAGAAGCTTAGGGTGAATCGTTTTGTGTCCATTGATCAATTGCGTCGCTTGATGGCTCGAGCACCTCAGCTAACCCATCTAGGAACCGGGTCTTTTAGTCCTTCTGAGGTTTGGCTACCAGCTCAGGAAGATTTTGATTACCGAGCTGCTTTTGCTGGTTGTAAATCCCTTGTTTGTTTATCGGGTTTTCGAGAAGTTGTATCGACATTCTTGCCCTCCATACAACCTGTGTGTGCCAACCTCACCTCACTGAACTTTAGCTATGCCAATATAACTGCAGAACAGTTGAAACCAGTGATTTCTCACTGCCATAAACTCCAGATTTTTTGG GTGCTCGATACAGTCGGGGATGAAGGGCTTCAAGCTGTTTCTGCAACTTGCAAAGATCTTCGTGAGCTTCGAGTGTTTCCAATTGATGCTAGGGAAGATAGTGAAGGATTTGTGTCTGAGGTGGGTTTACTTGCTGTTTCAGAAGGCTGTAGAAAGTTGCAATCAATTTTATATTTCTGTCAAAGGATGACAAACGCGGCTGTGGTTGCTATGTCAAAAAATTGTCTCGATCTTGTAGTGTTTCGGCTTTGTATCATGGGCCGACACCGTCCTGACCATGTCACAAATGAGCCTATGGATGAAGGCTTCGGAGCCATCGTAATGAATTGCAAGAAACTCACCCGTCTTGCAGTTTCGGGGCTTTTAACTGATAAGGCATTTGAGTACATTGGCCGATATGGCAAATTGGTACGCACATTGTCGGTTGCTTTTGCTGGGGATACAGACATGGCATTAAAGTATGTTCTGGAGGGTTGCCCCAAATTGCTGAAACTTGAGGTCCGGGATAGCCCATTTGGCGATTCAGTTTTACGCGCTGGTTTGCACCATTTCTACAACATGAGATTTCTTTGGATGTCGGCTTGTAGGTTGACCCTTCCTGCTTGTAGGCAGATTGCAAAAGAAATGCCACATTTAGTAGTTGAAGTGTTTACTAGTGAAATGCTGCCGGTGGAAGATAAAGATGAATATGTTGATACATTGTACATGTATCGATCTCTTCAAGGTCCAAGAGATGACGCCCCGGCACATGTGAGGATATTGTAG